The following proteins come from a genomic window of Malus sylvestris chromosome 4, drMalSylv7.2, whole genome shotgun sequence:
- the LOC126617883 gene encoding tubulin beta chain-like, translating to MREILHIQGGQCGNQIGAKFWEVVCAEHGIDGTGRYEGDSELQLERINVYYNEASCGRYVPRAVLMDLEPGTMDSVRSGPYGQIFRPDNFVFGQSGAGNNWAKGHYTEGAELIDSVLDVVRKEAENCDCLQGFQVCHSLGGGTGSGMGTLLISKIREEYPDRMMLTFSVFPSPKVSDTVVEPYNATLSVHQLVENADECMVLDNEALYDICFRTLKLSTPSFGDLNHLISATMSGVTCCLRFPGQLNSDLRKLAVNLIPFPRLHFFMVGFAPLTSRGSQQYRALTVPELTQQMWDAKNMMCAADPRHGRYLTASAMFRGKMSTKEVDEQMINVQNKNSSYFVEWIPNNVKSTVCDIPPTGLKMASTFIGNSTSIQEMFRRVSEQFTAMFRRKAFLHWYTGEGMDEMEFTEAESNMNDLVSEYQQYQDATAEEDEYYEDEEEEAQEEM from the exons ATGCGTGAGATCCTTCACATCCAGGGAGGCCAGTGCGGCAACCAGATTGGCGCCAAGTTCTGGGAGGTGGTCTGCGCCGAGCACGGCATCGACGGCACCGGTAGGTACGAGGGAGACTCGGAGCTCCAGCTTGAGAGGATCAATGTCTACTACAACGAAGCCAGTTGCGGGAGGTACGTGCCGAGGGCTGTGCTCATGGACCTCGAGCCTGGGACCATGGACAGCGTCCGATCTGGACCCTACGGTCAGATTTTCAGGCCTGACAACTTCGTTTTTGGCCAGTCTGGTGCCGGGAACAACTGGGCTAAGGGTCACTATACCGAAGGCGCTGAGTTGATCGATTCGGTTCTTGATGTGGTTCGCAAGGAGGCCGAGAATTGTGATTGCCTGCAAG GGTTTCAGGTGTGTCATTCTCTGGGAGGAGGTACTGGGTCTGGCATGGGTACTCTGTTGATTTCAAAGATCAGAGAGGAATACCCAGATCGGATGATGCTCACTTTCTCGGTTTTTCCCTCCCCAAAGGTGTCGGACACCGTAGTTGAGCCTTACAATGCGACCTTGTCTGTGCACCAGCTTGTTGAAAATGCAGATGAGTGTATGGTTCTTGATAATGAAGCTCTGTATGACATTTGCTTCCGCACACTCAAGCTCAGCACCCCGAGCT TTGGAGATTTGAACCATTTGATTTCTGCAACTATGTCTGGTGTCACATGCTGTTTGAGGTTCCCTGGTCAGTTGAACTCTGACCTCCGAAAGCTTGCTGTCAATCTCATCCCCTTCCCTCGTCTCCACTTCTTCATGGTGGGTTTTGCTCCTCTGACCTCACGCGGTTCACAGCAGTACAGAGCTCTCACTGTGCCTGAGCTCACACAGCAAATGTGGGATGCGAAGAACATGATGTGTGCAGCTGACCCTCGCCATGGTCGGTATTTGACTGCCTCAGCCATGTTCAGGGGTAAAATGAGCACAAAGGAAGTTGATGAGCAGATGATCAATGTCCAGAACAAGAACTCTTCTTACTTTGTGGAATGGATTCCCAACAATGTCAAGTCTACTGTATGTGACATCCCTCCCACTGGCTTGAAAATGGCGTCCACCTTCATTGGAAACTCAACCTCAATTCAGGAGATGTTCCGCCGTGTGAGCGAGCAGTTCACTGCTATGTTCAGGAGGAAGGCTTTCTTGCATTGGTACACTGGTGAAGGCATGGACGAGATGGAGTTCACAGAAGCTGAAAGCAACATGAATGATCTGGTTTCAGAGTATCAGCAGTACCAGGATGCCACAGCCGAGGAGGATGAGTACTATGAGGACGAAGAGGAGGAAGCTCAGGAGGAGATGTAA
- the LOC126617888 gene encoding uncharacterized protein LOC126617888: protein MTQGLLPWSPCHHSLSPTSLFSLPLAFPITIHTQFPHSISATLEPATAGTQHLTARERRQLRNERRESKTGTSWKEEVEEKLLEKPTKKFANWKEELNLNNLAHEGPQWWIIKVSRVKGQETAQLIARLLARNYPQIDFKIYAPSIQDRKKLKNGNLVKPRPLFPGCVFIRCVLDKELHDFIRECDGVAGFVGSKVGNTKRQITRPRSVSEFDMEAIFRQAKEEQQKAEQAFEQEQQEAAINDADESAGDSISKPKRRPRKTLDPLINGSSKGKSEKLIPGSSVRVLSGTFAEYVGSLKKLNKRTKKATVGFTLFGKESLVDLDISEIVLETVEKKVVSETM from the exons ATGACACAAGGACTTCTCCCATGGAGTCCTTGCCACCACTCTCTATCTCCCACCTCCCTCTTCTCACTCCCCCTTGCTTTCCCCATTACCATACACACCCAATTCCCACATTCCATCTCCGCCACTCTTGAACCCGCCACCGCCGGCACCCAACACCTTACAGCCAGAGAGAGAAGGCAGCTCAGGAACGAGAGGAGAGAGAGCAAAACTGGCACCAGCTGGAAAGAGGAGGTGGAGGAGAAGCTTTTGGAGAAGCCCACGAAGAAGTTCGCCAATTGGAAGGAAGAGCTCAACCTTAATAACCTCGCTCACGAAGGCCCACAATGGTGGATCATCAAGGTCTCTCGAGTCAAGGGCCAGGAGACCGCTCAGCTCATCGCTCGATTGCTCGCCAGGAACTATCCTCAGATTGATTTTAAG ATATATGCGCCATCTATCCAAGACAGGAAGAAATTGAAAAATGGTAACTTGGTTAAACCGAGACCTCTATTCCCAGGGTGTGTGTTTATAAGGTGTGTATTGGACAAAGAGTTACATGACTTCATAAGAGAGTGTGATGGAGTTGCGGGCTTTGTCGGTTCCAAGGTCGGAAATAC GAAAAGACAAATTACCAGACCCCGGTCAGTTTCTGAGTTTGACATGGAAGCTATCTTCAGACAGGCTAAGGAAGAACAACAGAAAGCTGAACAAGCTTTTGAGCAAGAGCAGCAAGAAGCAGCCATCAATGATGCTGACGAATCTGCTGGAGATTCTATTTCTAAACCAAAAAGGCGACCTAGAAAAACACTTGATCCTCTCATAAATGGTTCATCTAAAGGAAAGAGTGAGAAGCTCATCCCAGGTTCTTCTGTACGAGTTTTATCTGGGACTTTTGCAGAATATGTAGGCAGCCTGAAGAAGCTgaataaaagaacaaaaaag GCAACCGTGGGATTTACGTTATTTGGGAAAGAAAGCTTAGTCGATTTAGATATCAGTGAAATTGTTTTAGAGACCGttgaaaaaaaagttgtttcAGAGACCATGTAA
- the LOC126617887 gene encoding L-type lectin-domain containing receptor kinase VIII.2-like, producing the protein MAASSISTHFVAVAFLVFFLRTTSAASNSSFSFTHFGKVSNFGSDIALYGDAEVVNGGYAVQLTSSVSSSAGRAIYKIPMELYEGKPRKSVSFSTNFSFSISNGGGDGLAFVVVPKGFNLSLFGNSSFGLSLGNGKSKFKVAAVKFDALSDGNVHVGIDVGSSVSAKVSNVSAKNLDPSSGNKTQAWIDYEAGSNRLEVRLSKFGGSKPVDPLLWYPIDLSEMWGDKEVLVGLSAMSRNSSQTCSVYSWSFVQRHVPHWTHSQPVDPKAIAKNSKAEENKRDCTKKAFGAMVFGVACGALASFVGLYLWTVFGNRRPVVPAEYAEKQKEFEYEKMRAVADNKTMEDGQQ; encoded by the coding sequence ATGGCCGCATCTTCCATCTCCACCCACTTCGTAGCCGTAGCTTTCCTCGTTTTCTTCCTCAGAACCACCTCCGCCGCCTCCAACTCCTCCTTTTCGTTCACCCATTTCGGTAAAGTGTCAAACTTTGGGTCAGATATAGCTCTGTACGGAGATGCAGAGGTCGTCAATGGCGGATACGCAGTTCAGCTCACCAGTTCAGTGAGCTCGAGCGCCGGCCGAGCTATTTACAAGATACCCATGGAGCTGTATGAAGGTAAGCCTCGGAAATCCGTGTCTTTTTCGACGAACTTCTCGTTTTCTATTTCCAACGGCGGTGGGGATGGATTGGCGTTTGTAGTGGTTCCAAAGGGTTTTAATCTTAGCCTATTTGGTAACAGCTCTTTTGGGCTTTCTCTGGGCAATGGTAAAAGTAAATTCAAAGTtgctgctgtcaaatttgacgcATTGAGTGATGGAAATGTTCATGTTGGAATTGATGTGGGTAGTTCTGTTTCTGCTAAAGTAAGCAATGTTTCTGCTAAGAATTTGGATCCAAGTAGTGGGAATAAAACGCAGGCTTGGATCGATTACGAAGCGGGTTCGAATCGATTGGAAGTTAGGCTGAGTAAATTCGGTGGTTCGAAGCCCGTTGATCCTCTGCTGTGGTATCCGATTGATTTGTCGGAAATGTGGGGAGATAAGGAAGTGCTTGTGggattgagtgcaatgagtagGAATTCGTCTCAGACGTGTTCTGTATACTCTTGGAGCTTTGTGCAAAGGCATGTGCCTCACTGGACGCACTCACAGCCGGTAGATCCCAAGGCCATTGCTAAGAACTCGAAGGCGGAGGAAAATAAAAGGGATTGTACAAAAAAGGCTTTCGGTGCAATGGTTTTCGGTGTTGCTTGTGGAGCATTGGCGTCATTTGTCGGACTGTATCTGTGGACCGTGTTTGGTAACAGGCGTCCGGTGGTGCCGGCGGAGTATGCTGAGAAGCAGAAAGAGTTTGAGTACGAGAAAATGAGAGCAGTTGCAGATAATAAAACCATGGAAGATGGACAGCAGTAG